The Patescibacteria group bacterium genomic sequence CGAGATGAACTCATCAGGTTATTTAATGCGACTATCAATCCTAAACACCGTGTGATCTTACGCTTGATTTATGGAAGCGGATTACGCAGGTCAGAGTTGATCAATTTACGCATTGAGAACATCGACACTGACAATGGGAAATGCAGGATCCGTATTAATAAAGGTAAAGGAACAAAGGATCGATATACTGTTTTAAGCCAGAAAGTCTTGAAAGAACTACGGGAGTACTTCACAGCTTGCCGGCCAAAACAATACCTGTTCAATGGCCGGAACAAAGGAGGAGCGATGAGTGCGGGATTATTGCGTTATATCATCGTTAATGCAAAAAAGAGAAGCGGCATAACCAAGCCGGTCAACTTGCATATTCTGCGTCATTGTTTTGCCTCACATGCTTTGGAAGATGGCATGTCCCTGCGCATGTTACAGGAGATTCTCGGACATAGCAGTATCCAGACCACCATGATCTACCTGCATGTAAGTGAAGTACCGTTAAAAGGAGCTTTTAGCCCCTTGGATAACATTGAGGAATAGCAATCACAAACCCTCACTTACATTACAGCATATTTTAAACCTTCATCTTGATGAGTTAATCGATAATGGTGTTTTCAATACCTACCAAAGCAGGATTTTACGCGCCTTAAAGCAGTGCAAAACTTCCAGTTTGGGAGAACACTGGGAAGTATGTGACAACTGTGGCGTTGTCAAAGTACATTACAACAGTTGCGGCAACCGTCATTGCCCGGGCTGTCAGGGAGCAAATCGTGAGAGATGGCTGCTGGAACGGGAGTACGACTTGTTTGATGTACCGCATCACCATGTAACATTCACCGTTTCTTCGGATCTCAGGGAGTGGTTTA encodes the following:
- a CDS encoding tyrosine-type recombinase/integrase: MKSTEKTITQGKAFTFKEGNIVKIEGLCDLLGRFSKRIEISYSGYSTVKTYRRSLRDLSLFHGCLPDELEVDEILDYLHHLREQELSWAKIKLDVAALKYFYREMAHNESMASSIPYPKEEKSLPCILSRDELIRLFNATINPKHRVILRLIYGSGLRRSELINLRIENIDTDNGKCRIRINKGKGTKDRYTVLSQKVLKELREYFTACRPKQYLFNGRNKGGAMSAGLLRYIIVNAKKRSGITKPVNLHILRHCFASHALEDGMSLRMLQEILGHSSIQTTMIYLHVSEVPLKGAFSPLDNIEE